GGTGCCTGCAATATCTCCTGAACTCTCCCGGAAATTTTACCGCTTCTAAACTACGTTGGGTACAGGAGCATGAACCTGCCCTCTATGAGCGCATTGACAAAGTGATGCTCCCTGGCGATTTCATTGCGATGCGCCTGACGGGTGATGCGGCGACGACTATCTCCGGTTTGTCTGAAGGGATCTTCTGGGATTTCAGTATGCACCAGGTGTCGCCAGTGTTGCTGAAACATTATGGTATCAGTGAAAAGCTGCTATCCAACGTCGTACCTACGTTTGGGTTACAGGGTAAGGTGACTGCGCAGGCAGCGGCTTTGCTGGGCTTAGCAGCGGGAACACCGGTTACTTACCGTGCGGGTGACCAGCCTAACAATGCTTTTTCGCTGAATGTATTACAGCCTGGTGAAGCGGCAACTACCGCCGGCACTTCGGGTGTGGTATATGCGGTGCATGATCATATCGCATTTGATGAACAAAGCCGGGTCAATACTTTCGTACATGTGAATGATACAGCAGCAGCACATCGTAATGGAGTTTTGATGTGTTTGAACGGTACAGGTATTCTGAACAGCTGGATGCGCAACCTGGTAGGCAAGCCATCTTACGAAGAGATGAATGCACTGGCAGCTGTAGCTCCTGTTGGATCCCGCGGATTGAAGATCTATCCGTTTGGAAACGGTGCGGAGCGTATACTGGCGAATAAAGAAGTGGGCGCATCCATGAAGGGGCTCAATTTCAATATTCATGGCAGAGAGCATATGCTGCGTGCTGCACAGGAAGGGATTGTATTTGCGCTGAAATACGGGATGGATATTATGCAGGATATGGGATTGAATATTAAACGCGTGAGAGCCGGGCATGCGAATATGTTCCTGAGTCCATTATTCAGGGAGGTATTTGCAAATACGGCAGATGTGGTGATTGAGTTGTACAATACGGATGGTGCGCAGGGGGCTGCGAGAGCGGCGGGTGTAGGAGCCGGTTTGTACGCGGTGGAGGATGCGTTTAAGGGGATGGAGAGCCTGGCAACGATAGAGCCGGAAAATGGTTCGGCTTATAAAGAGATTTATGAAGAGTGGGTAGAAGGATTGCATAAAATGATATGATGCATTTTGGGTGCATTAAAGAGAAAACACACACACATTTAAATAACACGTTAGGATCAAAAAAAAACACTGACAATGAGCATTACAATCGGAAACAAAGAGTACTTCAAAGGTATTGGCAAAATCGCCTATGAAGGTCCTCAGTCAAACAATCCATTTGCTTACAAATGGTACGATGAGAACAGAAAGATCGGTGGTAAAACCATGAAGGAATTATTCAAGTTCGCAGTGTCTTACTGGCACACCTTCTGCGGAACTGGTGGAGACCCATTCGGTCCGGGCACCAAACAATTCCCATGGCTCACAGCTCCGGATGCTGTACAGAGTGCAAAAGAGAAGATGGATGCAGCGTTTGAATTCATCACCAAACTGGGTCTTCCTTACTACTGCTTCCACGATGTGGACCTGGTAGATGAAGGTGCGAACATCGCAGAATACGAAAGCCGTATGCAGGCAATCGTTGAGTATGCAAAAGAAAAACAAAAAGCCAGTGGCGTAAAACTGCTCTGGGGTACTGCGAATGTATTCAGCAATCCCCGTTATATGAACGGTGCCAGTACCAACCCTGACTTTGCTGCTGTTGCATACGCTGGTACACAGGTAAAGAACTCCCTGGATGCAACTATTGCACTGGGTGGTGAAAATTATGTATTCTGGGGTGGCCGTGAAGGTTATATGACCCTGCTGAATACTGACATGAAACGTGAGCAGGAGCACCTGGCAAAATTCCTGAGTATAGCGCGTGATTACGCACGTAAACAAGGTTTTAAGGGTACCTTCTTCATTGAGCCTAAACCATGTGAGCCTACCAAGCACCAGTACGATTACGATTCTGCAACCGTGATTGGTTTTCTCCGTCATTATGGCCTGGACAAGGATTTCAAACTGAACATCGAAGTGAACCATGCTACACTGGCGGGTCATACCTTCCAGCATGAACTGCAGGTAGCGGTAGATGGTGGTTTCCTGGGTAGCATCGATGCAAACCGTGGAGATACTCAGAATGGCTGGGATACTGACCAGTTCCCAATGAACCTGAATGACCTGATCGAAGCGATGCTGGTAATTTTGCCAGCAGGTGGATTTGCAGGTGGTGGTGTGAACTTCGATGCGAAAGCACGTCGTAACTCTACTGACCTGGAAGATATCTTCCATGCACACATTGGCGGCATCGATTCATTTGCCCGTGCTGCGATCGTGGCAGAAAAGATCCTGGAACAGTCTCCTTACAATCAATTCCGTAAAGACCGTTATGCATCATTTGACAGCGGTAAAGGAAAGGAATTCGAAGATGGAAGACTGAGCCTGGAAGATCTGCGCAGCTTTGCAATCGCTAACGGCGAACCAAAGATGACCAGTGGCAGACAGGAATGGCTGGAGAATATCATCAATCAGTATATCTAGTAAGTAGTTATTTTATACTTTTATAGCTCCTGCCAAACCCGCAGGAGCTATTTTTTTAATAATACCCTACTATGAAAAAGTTAATGTTACCCATTTTTGCATTGTTGTTTTCATTGCAAATGAATGCCCAGGACAGCACTAAAATCCCCATTAAGACAAATGCGAGTTCAGTGAAGTATCTAAGCCTGTATGATGCCTTGACTGTTTTGAATACAGGCAGGGTGGGTATTGGTACGAATGTACCTGCTACATTCCTGGATGTAAGAACATTTTCCGGAAGCAGTATTCGCTGGAGCACATCAGACAACCAGTATATAGGTTTGGTTGGCTACGATTCAGTTGCAAAATCCATTACCCTGAGTGCTGCCGGTTATGGATCTGCTGCTTTAGGATTGAGCACCGCTGGTGTTGAAAGAATGAGGATCGACAATAGTGGCAATGTCGGTATTGGTACCACCAATCCATCTTCCAAACTGGCTGTGAACGGGTTGATCACCGCGCAGAAGATAAAGGTGACGGCTACCGGCTGGGCTGATTTTGTATTTGAACCACAGTACCGGTTACCCTCACTGGCTTCAGTAGAACAGTATATCCAGGAGAATAAACATTTGCCTTCAGTTCCTTCTGCCAAAGAGGTAGCAGCGGATGGCCAGGACCTGGGTGAAATGAATAAGATACTGCTACAGAAAGTGGAAGAACTAACCCTCTACCTGATTGAACAGCAAAAGAAGACCCAGGCACAGGAAGAAGCGATCAGACTTTTGAAAGAAGAAGTTAAATCTTTGAAGGAAAACAAATGAGCTATGCCGGCTGCCGGATGATAAAGCAAAGTTTGTGTAACTTGGTAGTTATACACAATTAAGCGTTATGTTTTCTATTCAATCTATCCACCAGGCAGGTTTTGACATCATCGTTCTCATCGACGGTGATAGCGGCACGCGGGCAGAAATTATTCCGGCACACAGCGCACTGCTGCACGCCTTTAAAATACCGTATGGAGAAGGCTTTCTGAATATCATTGATAGTTATGAGAGCCTGGAAGACTACCAGGTAAATCTTCCTGAATATTATAAAAGTGCAAAGCTAAGCCCTTTTGCCTGTCGTATTCCGGCTGGTACCTACCGGTGGGAGGAGCAGGAATATACGATTGGAAAAACACTTTCCAAATCTGGTAGTGCTATTCATGGTTTGCTCTACGATGTGCCGTTTGAGATAGTAGGCCAGGAGGCGAATGAAAAGGGTGCTGTGCTGACATTGCGCCATACCTATACAGGGAATGATGCGGGTTACCCGTTCCCATATGACTGTGAGGTGAAGTATCACCTGGAACCTGGTCAGCAGCTGCGCATCTCTACTTTTATCCTGAATAATGCGGAAGTGGCCATTCCTGTCATGGATGGCTGGCACCCTTATTTTAGTACCGGTACCCCGGTCGATGAGCTTGAACTGCAGTTTGCTTCGGAACAAATAGTAGAATTTAATGCGCAACTGATACCAACCGGTAATGTGCTGCCTTATGACCGCTTCCTGGAAGCGCGCAGCCTGGCAGGTATTCCGCTGGATAACAGTTTCCTGCTGGATTTTAGCAGGCATAGTGCCCTGGCTACACTGCGGGATCCGCAGAAGCGGGTATTGATCCATTTTTTCCCGGAACCCTGTTATCCGATCTTACAGGTTTATATCCCTGCTCACCGCAACAGTATTGCGATTGAGCACCTTACAGGGGCGCCCAATGCCTTTAATAACGGCATGGGCCTGGTGACCCTGGAACCCGGTGAAGAAAGGGTATTCAGCACAGCCATCACAGCCGTAGCATATTAATAACCAATTCCCCTCTGGCATAGTCTTTGGATTTTGTAAAGCATTGTTTCACCCAAAAAAGTTAATGTTATGGATACTTTACAAATTAAAGGTGCCTGGAACGAGATTAAGGGCAAGATCAAGCAGCAATACGCAGACCTGACAGACGATGATCTGCTGTACGAAGAAGGACAGGAAGACCGTCTGATCGGTAAGATCCAGCAGAAGCTGGGCAAGAGCAGGGAGGAAGTTATTAAAATGCTTAAATCTGTGTAAAATGGGAAGTCTGTTATATATTATTGCAGTAATACTTATTATCGGTTGGTTGTTAGGCTTCTTTGTGTATTCCGCAGGTGGTTTAATTCACATCCTGTTGGTAATAGCCATAATAGCCATTCTATTACAGGTGATAAGAGGGGCCAGTTGAGTTTTCCTGCTTTACTGTGGCTAAATAATCATGCAAAATCCTCCTGGCAACAGGGGGATTTTTTATTTTTTTTAGAAACTTTTTAAGGAACTTGCTGGAATAAACAGAACAGATATATGAAACAATTGCCCTTATTGCTCCTGCTGGTATTTTGCAGTTTATTGGCAGAAAAGAGCCAGGCACAGGTTACGCTGACCGGTACGATCGTAGACAAGGAGAATGGATTGGTATTACCATATGCAAGTATTACCAACAAGACTACGGGGCGAAGAGCCTACTCTGATAAGGGCGGTTTTTATAAGATATCAGCGAAGAAGGGGGATATGGTGGTATTTGGGTTCCTGGGATATAACCCGGATAGCCTGGTTGTGAAAGCTGAGAGTGGAGTAGAGACAAGGGAAGTTCACCTGGTAGTAGAGAGCCGTCAATTGCATGGGGTAGAGGTAAGTACGAAGTTTACGCCTTATCAGCTGGATTCTATTAACAGAAGGGATCAGTTTGGGTACATCCTGGATAATCCTGACAAGCCATTGGCAGGTGGTAGTACACCTGTAGGCGCAGGGATTGTGTTTAGTCCGTTTACCCGGTATTCAAGGAAGGAGAAGCAGAAGCGTGAGTTTAAGAAGATTTATGCGAAGGCAGAGAAAGATAAATACATTGATTCCAGGTTTACGCCACTATTTGTGAGCAGGGTAACTAGTTTGAAAGGAGATAGTCTGAGGTTGTTTATGGGGCAGAATTACCCGGATTATGATACGCTGAGGATGATGCCGACGGAGGATCTGATGTACTGGATCACAGATAAGTATAAGGCCTGGAAGAAGAAGTAGTGATTCAGATTCATAGGTAAGACGGCCGCGGGCTGTTACGAATTTAGATACAAAAGAGTTAAAATAAAGAACGGCCACACTGAATCCAGCGTGGCCGTTTTGGTTGCAGAGGCCAATAGAAAAAATATATTTATCAGTTATAGACTTTCACCATATATACGAAGTCTTCCAACTTTTTGATCTGTTCTACGCGGGTCAGGTTCTCCAAACGATTTTTGTGATTCCATTTACCCATCTTTTCTTTAGGCATTTCTTCCAGCAGGCGTTTCAGCTGTGCTGATTTCACTGCAAAAGCAATTCCATCGGCAGTAGTTTGTTTGCCCGTTACGATACCTACTACATCACCTTTTGCATCCATGAGCGGCGCGCCACTGTTACCCGGATTTACAGGAATGGATACCTGGTAAGCGGCGGAGTCACCGTTGAAACCGGTTTGTGCGCTGATATAACCTTCTCCATAAACGATTTCATCACGGGGATAGCCGAGGGTAAAGACTTTTTCGCCGCGCAGGGCTTTCTGGAACTTTACGGCGTAAGGAATTGGCTGGCTTCTGAAAGTGCTGTCTGTGATCTTTAAGATTGCCAGATCGCTTGAGATGTCTTCGAATACGCTGGTTGCTTTGTACGCTTCACCTTTTGTATTCTGGATATAGATAGAGTCTGCACCTGCTACCACATGGTAGTTAGTCACTACGTAGCCATTGTCAGTAATGGCAAAACCTGTGCCTCCGTAAGTGCCGGGGTTGGCAGGTACTCTCTTTTTGCTATTGATGTCGTTGATGAGGGCGTTTTGAGAGCGCTGAATATTATTAAGCACTCTTCTTACATCTTCGTATTGAGCGGTGGTCTTTTGCCTGTTTGCTTTCTGGATGAGGGCGATGGTGGAAAGCGAAGTAACGAGTGCGATGCAGGCAGCAGCTGCAACGTTTGTCAGCAGCCTTCTGCGGAAGGTGATTACCCTGGCTGGTGCCGGGGCAGCTGCATCCCGCAGCATATCCATATCGATGGAGGCATGGATATGATCCATTTTCTCCTGTAGCGCCAATCTGCGGCCGTAGCTTTCCAGCTGTGCCGTAATATGCCGATGGGCTTTCAACTGCTCATTTACTACCGGGTCGGACTGGCACAACTTTTCGAATGCAGTTTTTTCCTGCATATTCATGTCGCCTTCCAGATAGCGTTCAATGTCACGTATTAAATTAATATCATTCATCGCCTGTAAACCACTTTGTGGGTCCTTTGATGGGCCCTATAATTTATATTTATCAAAAAAGAGTTTCTTCAATCGCATCAGGCACTTGTACTTCTGATTCTTCGCATTTTCCGCGTTGGTGTACCCGAATTTCTCTGCTATATCTGCCATAGAGAGTTTCCTGATATAATAATCTTCCAGGATGGTTTTGCAGGGTTCTCCCATGCTACCCATAGATTGCTCCATGATGCGGAACTGTTCGTCCTTTTTATCATGGTCTTCCATGTGGTTGTCTGCCGGCAGTACTTCTTCCAGTTCTTCCGGCAGGGAGAGCTGCCAGCTGCCTGACTGGAGCTTTTTGAGCCAGAGGTGACGACAGATGGCGTATAAGTAGGTTTTGAGCTTACTGTATAGATCAAATTCACTGGTCTGTGCTTTTTCATACAGTATGATCATGGCCTCCTGGAAAAGATCTTTCGCATCATCCTCAGAACCTTTGTGCTGTAATACCATCCTTAATACGGCCGGAAAGTTTTCCACGTAGATGGTAGACAGTGCTTTATCGTCATTCCGGGTCAGGCCCAGTAATAATTCCCGATCCCTTTCTATGTTCAGATTATGCTTCACTTATTAATACTATTATATCGCTTTGGTAACCCAAAGTAGGGGAAAAAAAATAAGTTTTCAGCCAGAGGGTAGATGCAGGCTGCAATCTTTTTTCATATAAACTTATAAATTATATAATTAAAAACCTTATCCACAGGGCTTTTTGTGAAAAAAAGAGATTTTTTGAAAAATATTTCTGAAAAGCTGGGTTACCTTTCTTTCAACCGGGTATAAAGAAGAAACAATATTTCAAAAAACCTAAAAAATAAAAAAATGAAGAACGCACTGAAAATTGGTTTCTTAGCTCTGGCACTGGGTGTATTTGCAACTGCTTGTGGTGGTAACTCTGGCGAAAACGCTACTGATTCTACTGCTGCTGCAACTACTCAGAACATTGATTCAGTTGCTAACGCTGCTCAGGATTCAATCGCTGCTAAAGCTGATACCGCTAAGGCTGCTGTTGATTCAGTTGCTGCTGCTGCAAAAGATACTGCTGCTAAGCACTAATCTTCCCCTGATTAAGCAAATAATAGCTTTTTATATGCCGCTCTGCAACCGCAGGGCGGTTTTTTTTTAGCTATAGGGGTAGTCAGGCCTTCATTTTTGAATAAATTATTGATTTTTTGCCTCTTTATTGAATAGAATATAATTTTTGACAAAAGTGCTTGGACAATTCAAATCCTGATGTATTTTTGTCGGGCAATTCAAGCAAATTATGATACAGCAAACAACCTTTGGTTACTTTTATGGTTTCTACTTTTTCTGGTACCAGAATTAGGGAGGTCGTTTGTAGTACTTAAACATAAAAAGAAACTAACAAAAAGGCCTCCCGATAAGGGGGGCCTTCTCTTTTTCTAATAACTTGATCTATGTTACGTCGTTTCAGTCTTTACTTCTTTTACTTTTTTTACTTTTTCTTTTACGTCGTAAAGGCCGGGACTCTTTTGTAAAAAATGCACTAAACATATTAAATGCACTTTAAAGGGTCCCGGCTCCACCGGGGCCCTTTTTCATTTTATCTGGTAGTTGTTGTAGCAACTATCAAACACAAACAAACCACATAAGATGCACATCGCAATTCAGGGATTCGAAGGGTGTTTTCACCAAATAGCGGCACAAGGATACTATGGAAAGGATATAACGATCGAATGTTGTGCTTCATTCGCAGAATTGATTAAGAAAGTAAAGACGCAGGTAGCTGATGCTGGCGTGATGGCCATCGAAAACTCGATAGCCGGAAGTATTCTTCCGAACTACACGCTGCTGAAAAACTCTAATCTGCATGTGATAGGGGAGGTATACCTCCATATCAAACAGCACCTGATGGCTTTGCCTGGTACACCGGTGGAAGACATCCGCGAGGTACGCAGTCATCATATGGCACTGTTGCAGTGTACTGACTTCCTGGATAAGTATCCTGCTATGAAGCTGGTAGAGACTGAAGATACTGCCCTGAGTGCAAAGCATGTGGCCACCAAGAAACTGAAAGCGACAGCTGCCATTGCGGGTAAACTGGCCGCTGAAATTTATGGTCTGGAAATTATTG
This window of the Chitinophaga sancti genome carries:
- a CDS encoding aldose 1-epimerase, whose translation is MFSIQSIHQAGFDIIVLIDGDSGTRAEIIPAHSALLHAFKIPYGEGFLNIIDSYESLEDYQVNLPEYYKSAKLSPFACRIPAGTYRWEEQEYTIGKTLSKSGSAIHGLLYDVPFEIVGQEANEKGAVLTLRHTYTGNDAGYPFPYDCEVKYHLEPGQQLRISTFILNNAEVAIPVMDGWHPYFSTGTPVDELELQFASEQIVEFNAQLIPTGNVLPYDRFLEARSLAGIPLDNSFLLDFSRHSALATLRDPQKRVLIHFFPEPCYPILQVYIPAHRNSIAIEHLTGAPNAFNNGMGLVTLEPGEERVFSTAITAVAY
- a CDS encoding lmo0937 family membrane protein; the protein is MGSLLYIIAVILIIGWLLGFFVYSAGGLIHILLVIAIIAILLQVIRGAS
- a CDS encoding RNA polymerase sigma factor, with the protein product MKHNLNIERDRELLLGLTRNDDKALSTIYVENFPAVLRMVLQHKGSEDDAKDLFQEAMIILYEKAQTSEFDLYSKLKTYLYAICRHLWLKKLQSGSWQLSLPEELEEVLPADNHMEDHDKKDEQFRIMEQSMGSMGEPCKTILEDYYIRKLSMADIAEKFGYTNAENAKNQKYKCLMRLKKLFFDKYKL
- a CDS encoding S1C family serine protease — its product is MNDINLIRDIERYLEGDMNMQEKTAFEKLCQSDPVVNEQLKAHRHITAQLESYGRRLALQEKMDHIHASIDMDMLRDAAAPAPARVITFRRRLLTNVAAAACIALVTSLSTIALIQKANRQKTTAQYEDVRRVLNNIQRSQNALINDINSKKRVPANPGTYGGTGFAITDNGYVVTNYHVVAGADSIYIQNTKGEAYKATSVFEDISSDLAILKITDSTFRSQPIPYAVKFQKALRGEKVFTLGYPRDEIVYGEGYISAQTGFNGDSAAYQVSIPVNPGNSGAPLMDAKGDVVGIVTGKQTTADGIAFAVKSAQLKRLLEEMPKEKMGKWNHKNRLENLTRVEQIKKLEDFVYMVKVYN
- a CDS encoding carboxypeptidase-like regulatory domain-containing protein, which produces MKQLPLLLLLVFCSLLAEKSQAQVTLTGTIVDKENGLVLPYASITNKTTGRRAYSDKGGFYKISAKKGDMVVFGFLGYNPDSLVVKAESGVETREVHLVVESRQLHGVEVSTKFTPYQLDSINRRDQFGYILDNPDKPLAGGSTPVGAGIVFSPFTRYSRKEKQKREFKKIYAKAEKDKYIDSRFTPLFVSRVTSLKGDSLRLFMGQNYPDYDTLRMMPTEDLMYWITDKYKAWKKK
- a CDS encoding xylulokinase; this translates as MRYTIGYDIGSSSVKAALLDTNTGKCVATAISPAQEMPMHAPVAGWAEQDPEMWWREVQNATKKLQQIHPFEGSAVAGIGIAYQMHGLVCVDKDQQVLRPAIIWCDSRAVEIGNAAFEKLSPNWCLQYLLNSPGNFTASKLRWVQEHEPALYERIDKVMLPGDFIAMRLTGDAATTISGLSEGIFWDFSMHQVSPVLLKHYGISEKLLSNVVPTFGLQGKVTAQAAALLGLAAGTPVTYRAGDQPNNAFSLNVLQPGEAATTAGTSGVVYAVHDHIAFDEQSRVNTFVHVNDTAAAHRNGVLMCLNGTGILNSWMRNLVGKPSYEEMNALAAVAPVGSRGLKIYPFGNGAERILANKEVGASMKGLNFNIHGREHMLRAAQEGIVFALKYGMDIMQDMGLNIKRVRAGHANMFLSPLFREVFANTADVVIELYNTDGAQGAARAAGVGAGLYAVEDAFKGMESLATIEPENGSAYKEIYEEWVEGLHKMI
- the xylA gene encoding xylose isomerase, with the translated sequence MSITIGNKEYFKGIGKIAYEGPQSNNPFAYKWYDENRKIGGKTMKELFKFAVSYWHTFCGTGGDPFGPGTKQFPWLTAPDAVQSAKEKMDAAFEFITKLGLPYYCFHDVDLVDEGANIAEYESRMQAIVEYAKEKQKASGVKLLWGTANVFSNPRYMNGASTNPDFAAVAYAGTQVKNSLDATIALGGENYVFWGGREGYMTLLNTDMKREQEHLAKFLSIARDYARKQGFKGTFFIEPKPCEPTKHQYDYDSATVIGFLRHYGLDKDFKLNIEVNHATLAGHTFQHELQVAVDGGFLGSIDANRGDTQNGWDTDQFPMNLNDLIEAMLVILPAGGFAGGGVNFDAKARRNSTDLEDIFHAHIGGIDSFARAAIVAEKILEQSPYNQFRKDRYASFDSGKGKEFEDGRLSLEDLRSFAIANGEPKMTSGRQEWLENIINQYI
- a CDS encoding prephenate dehydratase, with amino-acid sequence MHIAIQGFEGCFHQIAAQGYYGKDITIECCASFAELIKKVKTQVADAGVMAIENSIAGSILPNYTLLKNSNLHVIGEVYLHIKQHLMALPGTPVEDIREVRSHHMALLQCTDFLDKYPAMKLVETEDTALSAKHVATKKLKATAAIAGKLAAEIYGLEIIAPNIHTIKNNYTRFLVISPNGVEPAEDSNKASVYFQTSHESGTLAKVLTQVANAGINLSKLQSFPMPTKEWNYYFHADFEFEDLATFQKGISKITPLTEHLKVLGIYKKGKTL
- a CDS encoding CsbD family protein, translating into MDTLQIKGAWNEIKGKIKQQYADLTDDDLLYEEGQEDRLIGKIQQKLGKSREEVIKMLKSV